Below is a genomic region from Billgrantia tianxiuensis.
CGAAGCTTTCACGGTCGAAATCCAGGCCGTAGGTGAGGCCGATGCGGTCAGTCAAGCGGGCGTCGAACAGCGCCTTGAGGCCGCTGAGTCGGGTGTTCTGCTTGGAGGCAGCGAAGTCATAGGCCTCGGGTGTCTGCCAGTTGGGTGTGGGGTAGGGGAAGGCCTGGAAGCTGGCCTCCTCCTCGCGGTGAAAGGCCTGCAGATAGAAGTTCTGCCCCAGCAGGTCACCATGGTGGTACTGCAGGTTGAGCATCCGACGATCGGTGGCCGGGTCGCGATCCGAGCGATAGCCACCGCGGATTTCGGCGTCGTTCAGATTCGGTGTGCCGGCATCCAGATTGGGAAAGTAGACCCCTCTATTACCTTCAAAGCGTGAGCGGTAGAGTTGGGCGCCGAGTTCCAGGGTCTGATTGTCGTCCAAATTGAAGCTCAGGTTGCCGAGCACGTCGATGCTGCGGTTGTCTTGCAAGTCGGTCTGAGCGAGATCGGGAAAGATCTCGTTACCGCGACCGTCGAACTGGCGACCATTATCCTGAAAGGCGGTTCCAAGATAGGCCTGCACTCGCTCGTTGCCACCGCTGATCGATTGGGAGATACGCTTGTCGAGGTCGTCGCCGTCATTGAAACCTGTGGTGATGCCGGCCTCGGTACGCCAGTCCGGTCCGCCGGCCCTGCCCTTGCGGGTGATGATGTTGATGATGCCGCCGGTGGCGCCGCCGCCATAAAGGCTGCTGGCTCCCGAGAGCACCTCGACGCGTTCGATGTTGAAGGGATCGATGGAATCGAACTGGCGGGACAGACCTCGGGAACTGTTCATCGACACGCCGTCGATCAATACCTGGACGGTGCGGCCACGCAGGTTCTGGCCATAGTTGGTGCGCCCTTGGGGGGCCATGTCCAGGCTGGGCACGAGCCTACCCAGAGCCGTCTTGAGATCAGCACCGGCTTCGATCTGTTGCTGTAGCTCCTCCTTTTCTATTACCCACACTGCGCCAGGTATCTGGCTGATCTGGGTGGGGGTGCGCGATCCCACCACCACCATGGTTTCCTGATGTTCCTGAGCGTGACCGAGCGTCGATGCCGAGCCGACGATTACGGCGAAGCCGAGGGATATTGGTTTCTTCATTGGGGTCCCTTGCCTGGAAGTCTTCGATGATGCTTGCAAGAGGCGAGGATAGCATTACAAAAAATAATATCAATGATAATTGTTCGTATTCATGCGTATGCTAATAGGTCTATTGCCGCTATCGGGAGCGCGACTGCAGCAGTGCGGGAACGAGAAGTTCGGCGAAGCGTTGCGCCGAGGGGAACGCACCGAAACTCCATGTCGGTGGCAGGGTGATCAGGCTGCCGTCGCGCACGCTGGGGTGATGTTGCCAGAGGGCGCTTTCGGCCAGTTTGGCCTCGACGCCGGTCGGATAGGGCTCCACTACCACGAGGCGGGCATCCAGTTCGAGCAGCGTTTCTATGCCCACCAGGGCAAATCCCCAGGCATTGGTCGACCCAGGCCAGGCGTTCTCGAGGCCCAGCCGATCCAGCACGGCCTGGAACAGACCGTTTTCGCCGAAGACGCGTACGTGCCGTTCGTCCATGAACTGGACGATCAGCAGTGGCGGCACTGTTTCCGGCAGTTGAGCTGCAAGCTCCGCCATGCGCGCTTCGGTGGAAGAGATCAGCGCTTCGGCCGACTCCCAGTCTCCATTCAGTTCGCCCAGCTCCCGGGTCAGGCCAAGTATCTGCTCCCAAGTGGCTTCTCCCGGCGTGTAGAGCGCCATGCTGTTTACGGTGCCAATGCGGCTCAGCCGAGGTGTCAAATGCGCGAACATGGGCGTGAGCAGGATGTGCTCCGGAGCCATGCGAGCCAGTAATTCGACGTTGGGCTGCGTACGCAGGCCGATATCGGTCACGCGGCTCGGCAGTCTCGGCTCACCGACCCAGCTGTGGTAATCACTGACTTGGGCGACCGCATCGGGCGGGTCGCCCAGGGCGACCAGTGTCTCGGCCAGGGTCCAGTCGAGCGTCGCCAGACCGGCTGTATCACTGGCCAAGGCCGGCGTGGCAATCAGCCATAGCCAACCAAGAGCCCGGGTCAGGAGCCGGAATGAGAAGAGCAATGTGGCCATGAAGAGAATTGGCTTCCTTTGAGGCTATCGAGTCGCCTGGAGGCGACGATGGAATTTACTTTTTGATCACGTAACGATAATGGTTTGCATTTTATTTATCAAATGATAAGCATACCGTATGATGCAAATTATCATTCGATACTGATTGTTATCGAATGGTGTGCGCGCATCACTGCTTGCTCTCACTCTCTATAGCCCAGAGGTCACTTACCATGTCTCATGCCCATCCTCCTTCTCAGCCGAACGCACTGGCTCGGGCGATACGCCTTGCCCTTGGCCTTACGCTAGGGGGCGCGCTGTTCGGAGCAACACCGCAGGCGCTTGCCGAGGAAACTCTCGAGGCAGAGACACTGGTGGTGGTGGGCACGGCGCTGAAGACCGAGACGCCGGCGTTGGAAACGCCACGGTCCGTTTCGCTGGTGACGGAGGAGGAGCTAGAGACCCGTGCCGTCACGAAGTACGACGAAGCCTTGCGCTATCGCAGCGGCGTGTTGGCTGGCCACTACGGTCGCGACACCAAGGCCGACTGGTTCTTCCTGCGTGGCTTCAGTGGCGAGAACTCCACCTACCAGGATGGCCTGCGCCTCTTTCGTGAAGGGGGCTATTTCTGGTGGCAGACCGAGCCCTTCGGCTTGGAGCGAATCGAGGTGCTCAAGGGGCCGGCCTCCATTCTCTATGGTGAGGCACCCCCGGGCGGGGTGATCAATGCCATCAGCAAGCGACCCACCGAGCAGGCTCGTGGCCTGTTGTCGCTGCAGGGGGGCAACAAGGGGCATCGCCAGCTGGGCATCGACAGTTCGGGGCCGGTGGGCGAGCGCGACGACGTGCGCTACCGCATGGTCGGGCTGTTCCGAGAGGGGGGCGGCGACATCGACGGAACCGACAACCAGCGGGTCTACCTCGCGCCCAGTCTCGAGGTCGACCTGAGCGACAGGACATCGATCACACTTCTCGGCAGCTACATGCGCGACCATGGTACGCCCACCAACGGCTTCTATCTGCCTTATGGGACGCTAGAAAACACCCCGTTCGGTCGCGTCCCGCGAGGCACCAATCTGGGCGAGCCAGGCTACGATCGTCGTGAGGTGACCCAGCTATCGCTGGGGTACGAACTCGAGCACGGAGTCAGCGATACCTGGCGTTTCCAGCAGAACCTGCGCTACAGCGAGTTCGACATGCTGTTGCGAGGGGCCTACCTGTTCTGGATGCTGGACGACAGGCAGGCGGCGCGTGGTCTGACCTATCGGGACGGTAGCTACGATGCCTTCACCGTCGACAACCGGATGGTGGGCAACTGGTACACCGAGAGCACCGAAAATACGCTACTGGTGGGGCTCGACTATCAGAAATTCGATGTGGAATACGGCAATGGCGACAACTTTGCTTTCGACCCGATCGATATCTTTGACCCTCGACACGGCAACTTTACCCCCGCGAGAATTCACACTCGGCACGAGGAGGGCAAGGAGCAACTCGGCCTCTACGTGCAGAACCAGCTGACATTGCAGGATCGCTGGATCCTTCTGGCCGGGCTGCGCCGCGATAGCGTCGACGTGACCAATCGTGAAGAAGGCCGTGCCGATCAGGATTTCAGTGACTCCCAGCTCTCCTTTACGGGCGGTGTCATGTATCTGGGTGACCATGGCCTGTCACCCTACCTGAGCTATAGCGAATCCTTCAGTCCTCTGGTCGGCAGCGATCCGGATGGCAATGCCTACGTGCCCAGTGAGGGTGAGCAGTGGGAGCTGGGTGTGAAGTACGCGCCGCACTGGCTCGACGGCTACGTCAATGCCGCTGTGTTCGACCTCAAGGAGAGCAACACCCTCTACACCAGCGGGGAGGCCAGTAATAGGCAGGGTGGAAGGCGCCATTCCCGTGGCTTCGAACTCGAGGGTGTCGGCTATCTGACCGATCAACTGCAGCTTGTCGCTGCCTACACGTATACCGATACACGCGTCGATATCAGTCCTCAGGCGACCAACTTGCGTGCAGGCTTGATTCCACGCCACCAGGCTTCGCTCTGGCTCGACTATGGCTTCGATTCGGGACTGCTGGCAGGTCTGAGCGTCGGCGGTGGGGTGCGCTACGTGAGCGACAGCGTCGACCTGCCGCAATACAGCGACACCGAAGTTCCGTCCTACACGCTTTATGATGCCAAGGTGAGCTACGACCTCGATGAGAGCTGGACCGCTCAGCTCAACGTCAACAACCTCACCAACGAAGAGTACGTCAGCGGCTGCGACTACTGGTGCTTCTACGGCGAATCGCGCAGCGTGATCGGCAGCCTCAGCTATCGCTGGTAATTCGTCAGGGTGTTAAGCAAGACACCCGGCCGCTGGGCCGGGTGTCTGCGTTTGGCTTAGGCTTCGTCAAGACGTCAAAAAGCGTAACTCAGCGTGCCGAGCACACCGCGTTCAGCGCCGAAGTAGCAGAACTCGAGGGAGTTGCACGAAGCGACGTACTCTTCGTCGGTGAGATTGGTGACGTTGAGGCGCGCGCTCATGCCGTCGAGGCCTAGCCGGCCGAGGTCGTAGCCCAGGGTGGCGTCGACCAGGGTATACGCCGGCACCTCGGCGGTGTTGGCCCGGTCGGCCTGGATGTCGGCGTAGTAGCGTATCCCCAGTCCCGCATCGAGCCCGGCCAGCGCACCGTTCTGAAAGGCATAATGCCCCACAGGCTGGCCTGGTGACGTGGTGCATAGATGGCGCGGTTGCCCTGGTTGCCGTCGTCACTGCGCTTGTAGGTGATGTCGGTATAGCTATACGCCGCCTGCAGTCTCAGGCTGTCGGTCAGGTGGGTGTACGCCTCGAGCTCGAGCCCCTTGGATTCGATCTCGCCCACGGCGCGATAGGGGTCGGTAGGCTGTTCCTTGGTCGCCACGTTCTCCTGGTTGATCTGGAACAGCGCCGCGCTGTAGCGATCCCGGGTTCCCGCCGGCTGATACTTCAGGCCGGTCTCGATCTGCCTGCCCTCCATCGGGGGGAGCAAGTCGCCCTCGGCATCAACGAAGCTGGTCGGCGTGAAGGCGGTAGAGTAGCTGACGTAGGGAGCGACGCCGTTGTCGAACAGGTAGAGCAGGCCGGCGCGGCCGCTGAGCTGGGTGTCGTCGAGTTCGCTGGTGTCGCCGCTGTCCCGGTTGGTGTTGGCGATATCGACCCAGTCGTAGCGTCCGCCCAGCGTCAGCCGCCAGTTGCCCAAGGCCATCTGGTCCTGCAGGTAGATGCCGGTCTGGCGGAGTTCGTGGTCCTCACGCAGGGGAGCGAACATGGCGGTCGGTCCGGCGCCGTATTGCGGGTCGAAGGCATCGATGTTGGGGAACATGCCGGAGGGCCACTCGACGCGATTGTCGCGCCGTTGATAGTCGGCGCCAACCAGCACGGTATGGTCGATGAAGCCGGTGGACAGGCTGGCTTCGAGCTGGTTGTCGAGGGTCCAGGCTTCCAGGGACTCGTCGGAACCCGAATAGTAGCGGATCAGCTCGCTGTCGCTGCCGGGAGCCCAGCCGTAGGCATAGACCTGATTGAGCGTCACGTCTGCGTTGAGGTAATTCAGCCGCTGACGCCCTGTCCAGGCCTCGTTGAAGCGGTGCTCGAGTTCGTAGCCCAGCAGTCGCTGGGTGCGCTGGTACTTGTCGTACTCGTCTTCGCCCTCGAAGAAACTATTGGATATGCGTCGGCTGCCGCGATCCACCGCGGTGCCCTCATAGGGCAGGCCGGCATGATAGCCTCCCTCGGGATCCTGCTGCAGGTAGGCCTTGAGCGTCAGGCTGGTAGCGTCGTTGAGGTCCCAGGTCAGGGAGGGGGAGATGGCATAGCGCTCCTCTTCCACTGGGCCGAACTGGGTGTCGGCGGCCCTGGCCAGGCCGACGAGTCGGTAGGCGACGCGCTGCTGCTCGCCCAGTGGTCCCGTCAGGTCGAAGGCGACACTGCGCTGGGCGTTGTTGCCCGCGGAGAGGCGTAGTTCGCCGCCTTGCTGGAACTGTGGGCGCTTGCTGGTGAGGGCGACGACGCCGCCCGGCGAAGCCTGGCCATAGAGTACCGATGCCGGCCCGCGCACCACCTCGATGCTGTCGAGAAACCATGGATCGATGGTCATCGAGCTATGCGAGTTGGTATCCCCCATCAGCTTTAGGCCATCGAGGAAGGTATTGCTGAGGCTGCCGTCGGAGAAGCCGCGCAGCACCAGGTAGTCGAAGCGGTTGGAGGCGCCGATCTGGTTGGTGAAGACGCCTGGAGTGTAGTCCAGGGCGCGCTGCACGGTTTGGGCGCCGCGGCTTTCCCACTCTTCGCGCTCGATGGTGGAAGTCGACTGTGGCGTTTCGACGAACGGCGTCTCGGTCTTGGTCGCGGCCTGCCCGGTAATGGTCAGCGCCTCCAGGGTCTCGGCCGGTGTCTCGGCGGACTGTTGTGCCTGGGTCTGGATGGCAACGAGGGCAGACACGAGAGAGATGCTCAGTGCCAGTGGGCGGGGTGTCGGCATGGTGGTTCCTCTGCGGAATGTTATCTCATCGGTAATGAGAATTATTCCTTGTCCTGGATGTCGCCGTCCTCTGCCGTGCGCTCAGTTTTCTCTGCGCGGCGCTCAGCCTGCACCGCGCAGAGAACTTGGCGGATAACCGTAGCGCTGGCGGAAGGCTGTGGTGAAATTGTTGGCATGCCGATAGCCGGCGCACTGGGCGGCGCGCTCGATACCGTGGCCTTGCAGCAATAGTTCGCGGGCGAGTTCGAGACGCCGTTCGCGCAGAAAATCGAAGACGGAGCAGCCATATGCCGCCTGGAACTTGCGGCGCAGGGTGGCGGGGCTCATGGCGGCCTGTTCGGCCAGCGCTGACAGGCTATGCGAGCGTGCCGGGCAGCTTTGCAACTGTTCGCGGACACGCTCCAGGCGCTGCCACTCCCCGGGAGAAAGCCGGGCGGAGGATACGTCCAGCTCTGTTGGCAGGCCATGAGCCAACAGCTGAAGCGCCAGCCCTTCCCATTGCAGACGCGATGCCATACCGTCCAGAGGGGAATTCAGGGCCTGGTCGATCAACTGCTGCAAGCCGGAGGGCAACGTCCAGGCATGTAGG
It encodes:
- a CDS encoding TonB-dependent siderophore receptor, whose product is MPTPRPLALSISLVSALVAIQTQAQQSAETPAETLEALTITGQAATKTETPFVETPQSTSTIEREEWESRGAQTVQRALDYTPGVFTNQIGASNRFDYLVLRGFSDGSLSNTFLDGLKLMGDTNSHSSMTIDPWFLDSIEVVRGPASVLYGQASPGGVVALTSKRPQFQQGGELRLSAGNNAQRSVAFDLTGPLGEQQRVAYRLVGLARAADTQFGPVEEERYAISPSLTWDLNDATSLTLKAYLQQDPEGGYHAGLPYEGTAVDRGSRRISNSFFEGEDEYDKYQRTQRLLGYELEHRFNEAWTGRQRLNYLNADVTLNQVYAYGWAPGSDSELIRYYSGSDESLEAWTLDNQLEASLSTGFIDHTVLVGADYQRRDNRVEWPSGMFPNIDAFDPQYGAGPTAMFAPLREDHELRQTGIYLQDQMALGNWRLTLGGRYDWVDIANTNRDSGDTSELDDTQLSGRAGLLYLFDNGVAPYVSYSTAFTPTSFVDAEGDLLPPMEGRQIETGLKYQPAGTRDRYSAALFQINQENVATKEQPTDPYRAVGEIESKGLELEAYTHLTDSLRLQAAYSYTDITYKRSDDGNQGNRAIYAPRHQASLWGIMPFRTVRWPGSMRDWGYATTPTSRPTGPTPPRCRRIPWSTPPWATTSAG
- a CDS encoding TonB-dependent receptor translates to MKKPISLGFAVIVGSASTLGHAQEHQETMVVVGSRTPTQISQIPGAVWVIEKEELQQQIEAGADLKTALGRLVPSLDMAPQGRTNYGQNLRGRTVQVLIDGVSMNSSRGLSRQFDSIDPFNIERVEVLSGASSLYGGGATGGIINIITRKGRAGGPDWRTEAGITTGFNDGDDLDKRISQSISGGNERVQAYLGTAFQDNGRQFDGRGNEIFPDLAQTDLQDNRSIDVLGNLSFNLDDNQTLELGAQLYRSRFEGNRGVYFPNLDAGTPNLNDAEIRGGYRSDRDPATDRRMLNLQYHHGDLLGQNFYLQAFHREEEASFQAFPYPTPNWQTPEAYDFAASKQNTRLSGLKALFDARLTDRIGLTYGLDFDRESFDASQMSFDRAVTDATGGLVQEQASIAPRYPGYRVDSLAAFAQADWQVTEALKLSAGVRRQHSDVEVDDFNGIPGGENDYEATLLNASALYDFGNGHQNWLRYSQGFELPDPAKYYGRPGISVGENPLSAIETDQVELGWRYLGGDWVAQAAAYYAWSDKALEVNSGDLSVDVIDDRKRDYGLEGALTHYFSGGVEAGGTLHLVRSEQESDQGRWEKRDARYASLSSATAFVGWRDHVRSARLQANHTFDLKDDAERRIDGNTTLDLALSQQTDFGKFSLGVQNLLDESYSTVWGQRAAMFYSPFYGPEYLYDYQGRGRTYSLTWSMDY
- a CDS encoding ABC transporter substrate-binding protein, with amino-acid sequence MATLLFSFRLLTRALGWLWLIATPALASDTAGLATLDWTLAETLVALGDPPDAVAQVSDYHSWVGEPRLPSRVTDIGLRTQPNVELLARMAPEHILLTPMFAHLTPRLSRIGTVNSMALYTPGEATWEQILGLTRELGELNGDWESAEALISSTEARMAELAAQLPETVPPLLIVQFMDERHVRVFGENGLFQAVLDRLGLENAWPGSTNAWGFALVGIETLLELDARLVVVEPYPTGVEAKLAESALWQHHPSVRDGSLITLPPTWSFGAFPSAQRFAELLVPALLQSRSR
- a CDS encoding TonB-dependent siderophore receptor; translated protein: MSHAHPPSQPNALARAIRLALGLTLGGALFGATPQALAEETLEAETLVVVGTALKTETPALETPRSVSLVTEEELETRAVTKYDEALRYRSGVLAGHYGRDTKADWFFLRGFSGENSTYQDGLRLFREGGYFWWQTEPFGLERIEVLKGPASILYGEAPPGGVINAISKRPTEQARGLLSLQGGNKGHRQLGIDSSGPVGERDDVRYRMVGLFREGGGDIDGTDNQRVYLAPSLEVDLSDRTSITLLGSYMRDHGTPTNGFYLPYGTLENTPFGRVPRGTNLGEPGYDRREVTQLSLGYELEHGVSDTWRFQQNLRYSEFDMLLRGAYLFWMLDDRQAARGLTYRDGSYDAFTVDNRMVGNWYTESTENTLLVGLDYQKFDVEYGNGDNFAFDPIDIFDPRHGNFTPARIHTRHEEGKEQLGLYVQNQLTLQDRWILLAGLRRDSVDVTNREEGRADQDFSDSQLSFTGGVMYLGDHGLSPYLSYSESFSPLVGSDPDGNAYVPSEGEQWELGVKYAPHWLDGYVNAAVFDLKESNTLYTSGEASNRQGGRRHSRGFELEGVGYLTDQLQLVAAYTYTDTRVDISPQATNLRAGLIPRHQASLWLDYGFDSGLLAGLSVGGGVRYVSDSVDLPQYSDTEVPSYTLYDAKVSYDLDESWTAQLNVNNLTNEEYVSGCDYWCFYGESRSVIGSLSYRW
- a CDS encoding helix-turn-helix transcriptional regulator, with the protein product MTLSTAVCQHTSRDLRTYGERYGIDYRFPTQPPAAAGQAVLRGHILELAPAAGMQLIASDIEVLQRYDSCSHRPAPLSIIVMLEGRAQIGLGEKRLAFTSGMALSVRLDEHQGLQAMQLPGQRIRALTLALDAPRLAATLGGKPSRPGSSLHAWTLPSGLQQLIDQALNSPLDGMASRLQWEGLALQLLAHGLPTELDVSSARLSPGEWQRLERVREQLQSCPARSHSLSALAEQAAMSPATLRRKFQAAYGCSVFDFLRERRLELARELLLQGHGIERAAQCAGYRHANNFTTAFRQRYGYPPSSLRGAG